From the Cohaesibacter sp. ES.047 genome, one window contains:
- the dut gene encoding dUTP diphosphatase — protein sequence MTVVKFLRLPENVDLPLPSYATPGAAGMDLRACLPDGDVILDPGCIALVPTGFAVEIPSGTEMQIRPRSGLAVRHGLMIPNSPGTVDEDYRGSVKVALLNAGKEPFTIGHGDRIAQAVIAPILKPQIVEVDTLSETERGSGGFGSTGVKE from the coding sequence ATGACTGTTGTCAAGTTCTTGCGCCTGCCTGAAAATGTAGACCTTCCTCTTCCTTCCTACGCTACGCCAGGTGCGGCAGGAATGGACCTAAGGGCATGCCTTCCGGATGGAGATGTGATTCTTGACCCCGGTTGCATTGCTTTGGTTCCCACCGGATTTGCCGTTGAAATTCCTTCCGGAACGGAAATGCAGATCCGGCCCAGATCAGGTCTGGCTGTCAGACATGGCTTAATGATTCCGAACAGTCCCGGGACCGTGGACGAAGATTATAGAGGTTCCGTAAAAGTAGCCCTACTCAATGCGGGAAAGGAACCCTTTACTATCGGCCATGGCGACAGAATTGCTCAAGCAGTTATTGCCCCAATATTGAAGCCTCAAATAGTCGAGGTTGATACACTGAGCGAAACTGAGCGCGGGTCAGGTGGTTTTGGCTCCACCGGGGTCAAGGAATAG